A stretch of the Medicago truncatula cultivar Jemalong A17 chromosome 5, MtrunA17r5.0-ANR, whole genome shotgun sequence genome encodes the following:
- the LOC112421900 gene encoding uncharacterized protein, with product MMGPHNCTSTLMSQDHRKLNYKLISQSIKTLVHADASVTPKLIIAHIKEKFNYTTTYRKAWLAKNAAIESIYGKWEESYNDLPQWLNVMKETMPGTVFDLKTQIGENGETQFHRLFWAFYPCINGFKYCKPVVHVDGTWLYGKYKGTLLLAVAQDGNNKTIPIAFALVEGETKEGWSFFLKNLRRHVTMGISVCMVSDRHESIKSAFNDPRNGWQATGSAHVYCIRHIKQNFMRTIKDGDLKDVVNNMGYALNVPLFNYYRGVIQEANQRALDWVDNIPKEKWTQAYDEGRRWGHMTSNIVESWNSVFKGTRNLPVTPIVQSTYYRLACLFADRAQKAFARVGSGDLFSEYCQNAIQDDIVKSNTHHVEQFDRERYTFSVRETVNYREGRPMGTFKVDLRAGWCDCGKFQALHLPCSHVIAACSSFRHDYTTLIPPVFKNESVYSIYNTAFKVVRDKSYWLPYDGPVLCHNPNMRRLKKGRPNSTRIRTEMDEEVVERTPTPRRCGLCRHTGHIRRNCPSLNNR from the exons ATGATGGGTCCACACAATTGCACATCGACTTTAATGTCGCAGGATCATCGCAAGCTCAACTACAAGCTTATAAGCCAAAGCATCAAAACACTTGTGCATGCGGATGCTTCGGTAACGCCAAAATTGATCATTGCGCACATTAAAGAAAAGTTTAACTACACAACCACGTATCGAAAGGCGTGGTTAGCAAAGAACGCTGCCATCGAATCTATTTACGGGAAATGGGAGGAATCATATAATGATCTTCCGCAATGGTTGAATGTGATGAAGGAGACGATGCCAGGGACCGTCTTCGATTTAAAAACGCAGATTGGCGAGAATGGAGAGACACAATTTCATCGTCTATTTTGGGCCTTCTATCCATGCATCAATGGGTTTAAGTATTGCAAACCAGTTGTCCATGTCGACGGGACGTGGTTGTATGGCAAGTacaaaggaacattgttgcTTGCGGTAGCACAAGATGGAAACAACAAAACGATTCCAATCGCCTTTGCGCTTGTCGAAGGTGAGACAAAGGAGGGctggagtttttttttgaaaaatctaagaagGCACGTCACAATGGGAATATCTGTCTGCATGGTCTCCGACAGACATGAATCAATTAAAAGCGCATTCAATGACCCAAGGAATGGTTGGCAAGCAACTGGTTCAGCTCATGTGTACTGCATTCGACACATTAAGCAGAATTTCATGAGGACAATCAAGGATGGAGATCTTAAGGATGTTGTCAATAATATGG GATATGCCCTAAACGTACCCTTGTTCAATTACTATCGTGGTGTAATCCAGGAGGCAAATCAGCGTGCATTAGATTGGGTGGACAATATTCCGAAAGAAAAGTGGACTCAAGCATATGATGAGGGTCGACGATGGGGCCACATGACAAGCAACATCGTTGAGTCGTGGAACTCTGTGTTTAAGGGAACACGCAACCTACCTGTTACACCTATAGTTCAATCAACCTACTATAGGCTGGCATGTCTCTTTGCTGATAGGGCTCAAAAAGCGTTTGCAAGGGTAGGTTCCGGAGATTTGTTCAGTGAATATTGCCAAAATGCGATTCAGGATGACATTGTTAAGTCCAACACCCATCATGTCGAACAGTTTGACCGAGAAAGGTATACCTTCTCAGTCCGTGAGACCGTCAACTACAGGGAAGGAAGGCCAATGGGAACTTTCAAGGTGGACCTACGAGCGGGGTGGTGTGATTGTGGGAAATTTCAAGCTTTACATTTGCCATGTTCTCATGTCATAGCCGCGTGTTCTTCATTTCGCCATGACTACACAACCCTTATTCCACCTGTGTTCAAAAACGAGAGTGTTTACTCCATCTACAACACAGCCTTCAAAGTAGTCCGCGACAAGAGTTATTGGCTTCCATACGACGGTCCCGTGCTTTGCCATAATCCAAACATGCGAAGACTAAAGAAAGGTCGACCCAATAGTACCCGCATAAGGACTGAAATGGACGAGGAGGTGGTGGAGAGGACTCCAACACCGAGACGGTGTGGGTTGTGTCGGCATACCGGTCATATTAGGAGAAATTGTCCGAGTTTAAATAATCGGTAG
- the LOC11424137 gene encoding peroxidase 51, translating to MAQLNLILVSLLFLTLFLHSRPTHAQLSRHHYKNSCPNVENIVREAVKKKFHQTFTTVPATLRLFFHDCFVQGCDGSILVSSTPHNRAERDHPDNLSLAGDGFDTVIQAKAAVDAVPLCQNKVSCADILAMATRDVIALAGGPYYEVELGRFDGLRSKDSDVNGKLPEPGFNLNQLNTLFKHHGLTQTEMIALSGAHTVGFSHCNKFTNRVYNFKTTSRVDPTLDLKYAAQLKSMCPRNVDPRVAVDMDPVTPHAFDNVYFKNLQKGKGLFTSDQVLFTDSRSKAAVNAFASSNKIFHANFVAAMTKLGRVGVKNSHNGNIRTDCSVI from the exons TACTTGTCTCGTTACTCTTCTTAACTCTCTTTCTTCATTCACGTCCTACTCATGCCCAATTAAGTAGACACCACTACAAGAATTCTTGTCCCAATGTTGAAAACATTGTCAGAGAAGCTGTCAAAAAGAAATTTCATCAAACATTTACAACAGTTCCTGCCACTCTACGTCTCTTCTTCCATGACTGCTTTGTTCAG GGTTGTGATGGTTCTATTCTTGTATCTTCAACGCCACATAATAGAGCAGAGAGGGATCACCCTGATAATCTTTCATTGGCTGGAGATGGATTTGACACAGTTATACAAGCCAAAGCAGCTGTGGACGCTGTTCCTCTTTGCCAGAATAAAGTTTCTTGTGCTGATATTCTTGCTATGGCAACTCGTGATGTTATTGCgttg GCAGGAGGACCTTACTATGAGGTAGAATTGGGAAGATTTGATGGGCTAAGATCTAAAGATTCTGATGTTAATGGAAAACTTCCTGAGCCTGGATTCAACTTGAACCAGCTTAATACATTGTTTAAACACCACGGGCTTACACAAACAGAAATGATTGCACTTTCAG GTGCTCACACTGTTGGATTCTCACATTGCAACAAATTCACCAATAGAGTGTATAATTTCAAGACAACGAGTCGAGTAGACCCTACATTAGACTTAAAATACGCAGCACAGTTAAAATCAATGTGCCCAAGGAATGTGGATCCAAGGGTTGCAGTTGATATGGACCCAGTTACTCCACATGCTTTCGATAATGTCTATTTCAAGAATCTACAAAAGGGGAAGGGTTTATTCACCTCAGACCAAGTCCTCTTCACGGATTCAAGATCCAAAGCTGCAGTAAATGCTTTTGCTAGTAGTAACAAAATATTTCATGCTaattttgttgctgccatgacCAAATTGGGTCGAGTTGGTGTCAAGAATTCACACAATGGGAACATTCGTACGGATTGTTCTGTGATTTAA